One Lactobacillus crispatus DNA segment encodes these proteins:
- a CDS encoding replication initiation and membrane attachment family protein gives MFATSDPKHLYYVANKITLFPENEKILIKLYQPLVGAVAIALYQTLINDYDPYGIVSDAKGIYSLQEQLDCSLKDMFHSLHKLEAVGLVQTFLADNVFNNIIVFKLLQVPSADKFFATPLLASLLKEKVGSPTFHDLSHAFAKEAKLREKPIKNARDVSANFFDVFRLPGDEAINPSNEVVEAAQENKAPEVETAEINAQDPIDWDLIKDQYNVYQIPAQEVEIKKNQIRGLIQTYNLSEQEFVDETVPCLHGTHKLNMHEISNTIAENYKRLHTRENIQKQIEEGKKRAIATIKGLDANDRKLLLEANENSPSEFLYKLKTEKGGIVAPGENYIINQLHTQYGLPEDLINILIHTCLTYDTVVTSNRAYRIANDWLQGGISTGVQALEYVKKRKADILKKKNRQSYRQNKRVEKGTDWSKKKAKNEGMSTEQLKDIFKDLKNK, from the coding sequence ATGTTTGCAACGTCTGATCCTAAGCATCTTTATTATGTAGCCAACAAGATTACCCTTTTTCCAGAGAATGAGAAAATCTTGATTAAACTGTATCAGCCTTTGGTTGGCGCGGTGGCAATTGCCTTGTATCAGACTTTGATCAATGACTATGATCCATATGGTATTGTTTCTGATGCAAAGGGAATTTATTCACTACAGGAGCAACTTGATTGTAGTTTAAAAGATATGTTTCATTCTTTGCATAAACTGGAAGCCGTAGGTTTAGTGCAAACTTTTTTAGCGGATAATGTCTTCAATAATATCATTGTTTTTAAGTTATTACAGGTTCCTAGTGCAGACAAATTTTTTGCAACACCACTGCTAGCAAGTTTGTTGAAAGAAAAAGTTGGCAGCCCAACCTTTCATGACTTGAGTCATGCTTTTGCTAAGGAAGCAAAACTGCGTGAAAAGCCAATCAAGAATGCGCGCGATGTCTCAGCCAACTTTTTTGATGTTTTTCGCTTGCCAGGGGATGAAGCAATTAATCCATCTAATGAGGTAGTAGAAGCTGCGCAGGAAAATAAAGCGCCTGAGGTAGAAACTGCTGAAATTAATGCCCAGGATCCAATTGATTGGGATCTGATTAAAGATCAATATAATGTCTATCAAATTCCAGCTCAAGAAGTAGAAATTAAAAAGAACCAAATTCGGGGCTTAATACAGACATATAATTTATCGGAACAGGAATTTGTGGATGAGACTGTTCCCTGTTTGCATGGTACACATAAATTAAACATGCATGAAATTAGTAATACCATAGCAGAAAATTATAAACGATTGCATACTAGGGAAAACATTCAAAAACAAATTGAAGAAGGCAAAAAGCGCGCTATTGCGACTATCAAAGGTTTGGATGCTAATGATAGAAAACTGTTACTCGAAGCAAATGAAAATTCCCCATCTGAATTTTTATACAAATTAAAAACTGAAAAGGGTGGAATTGTAGCTCCAGGCGAAAACTATATTATTAATCAGCTGCACACGCAGTATGGCTTGCCGGAAGATTTGATTAATATTTTGATTCATACCTGTTTGACCTACGATACTGTTGTAACTTCTAATCGTGCTTATCGAATAGCTAATGATTGGCTGCAAGGTGGTATTAGTACTGGGGTACAAGCTCTTGAATATGTGAAGAAGCGTAAAGCCGATATTCTTAAAAAGAAAAATCGACAGTCATATCGACAAAATAAGCGAGTCGAAAAAGGTACCGATTGGAGCAAGAAAAAGGCTAAAAATGAAGGTATGTCAACAGAACAGCTGAAGGATATCTTTAAGGATCTGAAAAATAAGTAA
- the dnaI gene encoding primosomal protein DnaI encodes MEAIGDLLKKIVKERNLGNEKELLKTALHDPDVQAFLQANREKIDKAMIRNSMANIYEYYAQKHSQNQVLAGYAPQLFLNGKVIDVRYKPTEAKIVADQQRAAKRRLHLIDLPAKLHDVNLSDIEVTNDRQQALTLIYDFLKKYKADPHQQGLYLSGDFGIGKTYMLAGLANYVATNFDRNVVFLHVPTFIAGLSSHFGDNSLQDEIRNLAECDILILDDIGAETLSQWSRDDVLGVILQARMDNVLPTFFSSNLDMEALESHFEETRNATDPVKAKRLMQRVRFLAKEVVVSGPDRRNFSH; translated from the coding sequence ATGGAAGCAATTGGTGATTTGCTTAAAAAAATAGTTAAAGAGCGTAATTTAGGTAATGAGAAAGAACTGTTGAAAACTGCTTTACACGATCCAGATGTGCAAGCGTTTTTGCAGGCAAATAGGGAAAAAATAGATAAGGCGATGATTCGAAATAGTATGGCCAATATCTATGAATATTATGCGCAAAAACATAGTCAGAATCAGGTGCTGGCCGGTTATGCTCCGCAATTATTTTTAAACGGCAAAGTAATTGATGTACGTTACAAACCTACCGAGGCTAAGATTGTAGCAGATCAGCAACGAGCAGCCAAGCGGCGTCTTCATTTAATTGATCTGCCTGCTAAATTGCATGATGTTAATTTAAGTGATATTGAGGTTACAAATGATCGCCAGCAAGCTTTAACCCTGATTTATGATTTTTTGAAAAAGTACAAAGCTGATCCTCACCAACAAGGCCTTTATTTGTCGGGCGACTTTGGGATCGGGAAGACCTATATGCTAGCGGGACTTGCAAACTATGTAGCAACTAATTTTGATCGGAATGTTGTATTTTTACACGTTCCAACTTTTATTGCAGGTTTATCAAGTCATTTTGGTGATAACAGCTTGCAAGATGAGATCAGGAATTTAGCTGAATGCGATATCTTAATTTTGGATGATATTGGGGCAGAAACATTAAGTCAGTGGTCACGTGATGACGTTTTAGGAGTAATTTTACAGGCAAGAATGGATAATGTTTTGCCAACCTTTTTCTCTTCTAATTTAGATATGGAAGCATTAGAGTCACACTTTGAGGAAACCCGTAATGCAACTGATCCAGTTAAAGCTAAAAGATTAATGCAACGAGTACGTTTTTTAGCTAAAGAAGTAGTAGTTTCCGGTCCTGATCGACGAAATTTTTCGCATTAA
- the thrS gene encoding threonine--tRNA ligase, with protein MSFSVTLPDGSKKDFDKAVSVKEVASSIATSLGKAAVGAKVNGVVKPLDYEIDNDVEVAILTDKDEEGLDILRATAAFALEAVAKNKYPELRLGQHVADEGGFYVDTDKDDQIKVTELPELEKAMEKLIKSGQAIEHVVMDKSELEDIFKDDPYKTDLLKEIDSDKVDAYKLGDFVDFGFDALLPNTGKIKHFKLLSVAGAYWLGKSSNPMLQRIFGTAFFKEAALKEDLKRRAEIKERDHRTIGRDLDLFFVDPKVGAGLPYWMPKGATIRRVVERYIIDREVADGYQHVYTPVLMNLDAYKTSGHWAHYRDDMFPPMDMGDGEMLELRPMNCPSHIQIYKHHIRSYRDLPLRVAELGMMHRYEKSGALSGLQRVREMTLNDGHTFVALDQVQTEFAKILKLIMDVYKDFDITDYYFRLSYRDPKNTDKYFANDEMWERSQKMLKGAMDDLGLDYVEAEGEAAFYGPKLDIQTKTALGNDETMSTIQLDFMLPERFGLTYVGQDGEEHRPVMIHRGIVGTMERFIAYLTEIYKGAFPTWLAPVQVEIIPVNLDAHGEYAEKVRQELAKRGFRAEVDTRNEKMGYKIRESQTQKVPYTLVLGDDEMNANGVNVRPYGTDQENSMSLDDFIKEIDADVKSYSRDEK; from the coding sequence ATGAGTTTTTCAGTTACTTTGCCAGACGGTTCAAAGAAAGATTTTGATAAGGCTGTTTCAGTTAAGGAAGTAGCTTCATCAATCGCTACATCTCTTGGAAAAGCTGCCGTTGGTGCTAAAGTAAATGGCGTTGTTAAGCCACTTGATTATGAAATTGACAATGATGTTGAAGTTGCCATTCTTACTGATAAGGATGAAGAAGGCTTGGATATTTTAAGAGCTACTGCTGCTTTTGCACTTGAAGCAGTTGCTAAGAATAAGTACCCAGAACTTCGTTTGGGTCAACATGTTGCTGATGAAGGCGGTTTTTACGTAGATACTGACAAAGATGACCAAATTAAGGTTACTGAATTGCCAGAACTTGAAAAAGCTATGGAGAAGTTGATCAAGAGTGGTCAAGCAATTGAACATGTTGTAATGGACAAGTCAGAACTTGAAGATATTTTCAAGGATGACCCTTACAAGACTGATCTTTTGAAGGAAATTGACAGTGACAAGGTTGATGCTTACAAGTTAGGTGATTTCGTTGACTTTGGCTTTGATGCTTTATTGCCAAACACTGGTAAGATTAAGCACTTCAAGCTTTTGTCAGTTGCTGGTGCTTACTGGCTTGGTAAATCATCCAACCCAATGCTTCAAAGAATCTTCGGTACTGCTTTCTTCAAGGAAGCTGCTTTAAAGGAAGATTTGAAGCGTCGTGCAGAAATTAAGGAACGCGACCACAGAACTATCGGTCGTGACCTTGACCTCTTCTTCGTTGATCCTAAGGTTGGTGCTGGTCTTCCTTACTGGATGCCAAAGGGTGCTACTATTCGTCGTGTTGTTGAACGCTATATCATCGACCGTGAAGTTGCTGACGGTTATCAACACGTTTATACTCCAGTATTAATGAACCTTGATGCTTACAAGACTTCAGGTCACTGGGCACACTACCGTGATGACATGTTCCCACCAATGGACATGGGTGATGGCGAAATGCTTGAACTTCGTCCAATGAACTGTCCTTCACATATTCAAATTTATAAGCACCACATTCGTTCATACCGTGACTTGCCACTTCGTGTTGCTGAACTTGGTATGATGCACAGATATGAAAAGTCAGGCGCTTTGTCAGGCCTTCAACGTGTACGTGAAATGACTTTGAATGATGGCCACACTTTTGTTGCCTTGGATCAAGTTCAAACTGAATTCGCTAAGATTTTGAAGTTAATCATGGACGTATACAAGGACTTCGATATTACTGATTACTACTTCAGACTTTCATACCGTGATCCAAAGAATACTGACAAGTACTTTGCAAATGACGAAATGTGGGAAAGAAGTCAAAAGATGCTTAAGGGTGCTATGGATGACCTTGGCCTTGACTATGTTGAAGCTGAAGGTGAAGCAGCATTCTACGGTCCTAAGCTTGATATTCAAACTAAGACTGCTTTGGGTAATGACGAAACTATGTCAACTATCCAACTTGACTTCATGCTTCCAGAAAGATTTGGCTTAACTTACGTTGGTCAAGATGGTGAAGAACACCGTCCAGTTATGATTCACCGTGGTATTGTTGGTACTATGGAAAGATTCATTGCTTACCTTACTGAAATTTACAAGGGTGCATTCCCAACTTGGCTTGCTCCAGTTCAAGTTGAAATTATCCCAGTTAACCTTGATGCTCATGGTGAATATGCAGAAAAGGTTCGTCAAGAACTTGCTAAGCGTGGCTTCAGAGCAGAAGTTGATACTCGTAACGAAAAGATGGGTTACAAGATTCGTGAATCACAAACTCAAAAGGTACCTTACACTTTGGTATTAGGTGATGACGAAATGAACGCTAATGGCGTAAACGTACGTCCTTACGGTACTGACCAAGAAAATTCAATGAGCCTTGATGACTTTATTAAGGAAATTGACGCTGACGTTAAGTCATACTCACGTGATGAAAAGTAA
- a CDS encoding Abi family protein: MKQMMTVDQLIQHMNKKGIKFELCTEEEAKVFLKETMYYFKVAAYRQLYPKILEGNRKGQYQKLDFAYLKELYNIDASIRNMIRDMCLDIETQIKVKLINSTTQNENEDGYSLVKNYLTSEDKNFHTLKNIQQHKSGEYCRNLIKKYYPFFPIWVLVELISFGTLLHICQYYEDSYKEEIIPKNKFMNIIRDLRNATSHNNCLINNIAEKMDESKHPDIEITNFIKRLNIVSTQTRRKQLRKKFVYNIVVLLFVYCSLIPIEAKRNRIRQLKELMDSISTNDEFFKSNPQITSVNNFFNKLIDKLAEEC, translated from the coding sequence ATGAAACAAATGATGACCGTTGATCAGTTGATTCAACATATGAACAAAAAAGGGATCAAATTTGAGCTTTGTACTGAAGAAGAAGCTAAAGTATTTTTGAAAGAAACCATGTATTATTTTAAAGTTGCAGCTTATCGGCAACTTTATCCTAAGATATTAGAAGGAAACAGAAAAGGACAGTATCAAAAATTAGATTTTGCTTACTTGAAAGAATTGTATAATATTGATGCCTCAATAAGAAATATGATAAGAGATATGTGTTTAGATATAGAGACTCAAATCAAGGTTAAGCTAATAAATAGTACCACTCAGAACGAGAATGAAGATGGATATTCTCTTGTGAAAAATTACTTAACTTCTGAGGACAAAAATTTTCATACTCTAAAGAACATACAACAGCACAAATCAGGCGAGTATTGTCGTAACTTAATAAAAAAATATTATCCATTTTTTCCAATTTGGGTTTTAGTTGAATTAATTTCTTTTGGCACCTTACTTCACATATGTCAATATTATGAAGATAGCTATAAAGAAGAGATTATTCCTAAAAATAAATTTATGAATATTATTCGCGATTTAAGGAACGCAACCTCACATAATAATTGTTTAATAAATAATATTGCTGAAAAAATGGATGAGTCTAAACATCCAGATATTGAAATCACAAATTTTATTAAAAGATTAAACATTGTATCAACACAGACTAGAAGAAAACAACTTAGAAAAAAATTCGTATACAACATTGTAGTATTACTCTTTGTATATTGTTCATTAATTCCGATAGAAGCAAAAAGAAATAGAATACGACAATTAAAAGAATTAATGGATAGTATTTCAACTAATGATGAATTTTTCAAAAGTAATCCTCAAATTACTTCTGTCAATAATTTTTTTAATAAACTTATTGATAAATTAGCAGAAGAATGTTAA
- a CDS encoding IS982 family transposase, whose amino-acid sequence MNCLKLKRFSHHLQVSFKDLVIICRHWYRLYAPAEFTHRRNIDQIKTTDSLILALLIWQAKTGIESQRRFCECFNCLSHSRFNRRSRQLLQLIYQIRQEMNKKVDLNGHFLIIDSFPVPVCQPIRNYRAKIFRGYANIGYKATKKIYFYGFKVHAIVSDDGYILDYVVTKASVHDAKETVELMENAHPSNYYLLGDEGYLGKELHQQLKQMGYELWTPYRKNMTGAKKHNDHQLMAIRRTIESDFSLLTYYNAENNRARSLIGFQSRLEIAILAYNLAYCLERFN is encoded by the coding sequence TTGAACTGCCTTAAGCTTAAGCGTTTTAGCCACCATTTACAAGTTAGTTTTAAAGATTTAGTGATAATTTGTCGGCACTGGTATCGTTTGTATGCACCGGCTGAGTTTACTCATCGGCGAAATATTGATCAAATTAAAACTACGGACAGTCTGATTTTGGCTTTACTTATCTGGCAAGCTAAGACAGGAATTGAATCACAAAGAAGATTCTGTGAATGTTTCAATTGTTTATCACACTCACGTTTTAATCGGCGTTCACGTCAGCTATTGCAATTGATTTATCAGATACGGCAAGAAATGAATAAAAAGGTTGACCTGAATGGACATTTCTTGATCATTGACAGCTTTCCGGTACCTGTTTGCCAACCAATTCGCAACTATCGTGCTAAAATTTTTCGCGGTTATGCCAACATTGGTTATAAGGCCACCAAGAAAATTTACTTCTATGGTTTCAAAGTTCATGCCATTGTTAGCGATGACGGTTACATTCTTGATTATGTCGTAACAAAAGCATCAGTTCATGATGCCAAGGAGACAGTTGAACTGATGGAAAATGCACATCCATCTAATTACTATCTTCTTGGCGACGAAGGCTATTTAGGCAAAGAACTGCATCAACAGCTAAAACAAATGGGTTATGAACTTTGGACACCATATCGTAAAAATATGACAGGAGCTAAAAAGCACAATGATCATCAATTGATGGCTATTCGCAGAACAATTGAAAGCGACTTTTCGCTTCTGACCTATTACAATGCCGAGAACAATCGAGCACGTAGTCTGATAGGCTTTCAAAGCCGGTTGGAAATTGCAATTTTAGCTTATAATTTGGCTTATTGTCTAGAACGATTTAACTAG
- a CDS encoding LytTR family DNA-binding domain-containing protein, with the protein MKVKFNIDENLPEEKAEFWLHKMTDKISQIANELTNKKEFIWCFHRGDAYPVKFSEIYLVQVENEKTYVYTEQDTYLYKGRLYQVQKVLPSDFVTVSRSALLNYRQLDHLQILSNGNIDAILNNDLHVQISRRRIKELKERLGL; encoded by the coding sequence TTGAAAGTAAAATTCAATATTGATGAAAATTTACCTGAAGAAAAAGCTGAGTTCTGGCTACATAAGATGACAGATAAAATCAGTCAGATTGCTAATGAGTTGACTAATAAGAAGGAGTTCATCTGGTGTTTTCATCGAGGGGATGCGTATCCAGTAAAATTTAGCGAAATCTATCTGGTACAAGTGGAAAATGAGAAAACTTACGTGTATACGGAGCAGGATACCTATTTGTATAAAGGTCGTTTATATCAAGTGCAAAAAGTTTTGCCATCAGATTTCGTGACAGTATCGAGAAGTGCACTGCTCAATTATCGTCAATTAGATCATCTGCAAATTCTGAGTAACGGTAATATTGATGCTATTTTGAATAATGATCTGCATGTGCAAATCTCACGACGAAGGATTAAAGAACTGAAAGAGAGGCTAGGATTATGA
- a CDS encoding DUF3021 domain-containing protein: MKRVRYMLDSGLMGIGIGMIWFAVDLLSSSNWRNLEATKLSAINFLFWLIISFFIGVFFYFAGWIFNNDSWSLRTQIVVNFFVCLAAWLLFNLIINNFSYSWSLLMTTVISFIIMYAIAYGSYFFHLWHEVNQINKKLKKNGE, encoded by the coding sequence ATGAAACGTGTTCGATATATGCTGGATAGCGGTTTGATGGGAATTGGAATTGGCATGATCTGGTTTGCGGTGGACCTATTATCTTCTTCTAACTGGAGAAATTTGGAAGCGACAAAATTGTCAGCTATTAATTTCTTGTTTTGGTTAATAATATCCTTCTTTATCGGTGTCTTTTTTTATTTTGCAGGTTGGATTTTTAATAATGATTCTTGGTCTTTAAGGACACAAATTGTAGTCAATTTCTTTGTTTGTCTAGCAGCATGGTTACTTTTCAATTTAATTATCAACAATTTTAGCTATTCTTGGTCTTTGCTAATGACTACGGTTATCAGTTTTATCATTATGTACGCTATTGCTTATGGATCTTATTTCTTTCATTTATGGCATGAAGTTAATCAAATTAACAAAAAATTGAAGAAAAATGGTGAGTAA
- a CDS encoding ABC transporter ATP-binding protein yields MALLTVDKLSKTYQATSKKAVKDISFAVDHGDIVAFLGLNGAGKTTTLKMILNLVSPDHGKVYFEGKEMTNSNLLLLKNTGVLLEGSRNMFWSLSPIENFIYWGGQRGLSRKEAEHNGLQLLKKFGLLDKKDTTITSLSRGMQQIVGICCAMIAQPKLLILDEPTLGLDLKSAQIVINILKELSADGVGVLITTHQLGFSQKVAQKILLINQGELVFSDNMKESLVRLNKWTILEFTLSQSLTAKEKEKISTYCNLTKKQADRYQLEVKCQNDLPKVLQLLGELPISQVQTKKRNLEDIFEYYTGEE; encoded by the coding sequence ATGGCATTATTAACAGTAGACAAATTATCAAAAACTTATCAAGCCACAAGCAAGAAAGCAGTAAAAGATATTTCTTTTGCGGTAGATCATGGCGATATAGTTGCCTTTCTTGGACTAAATGGTGCGGGCAAGACGACAACTTTAAAGATGATTTTGAATTTAGTTAGTCCTGATCATGGAAAAGTATATTTTGAGGGGAAAGAGATGACCAATAGCAATTTATTGCTCCTAAAAAATACGGGAGTTCTTTTGGAAGGCTCGCGGAATATGTTTTGGTCCTTGTCACCGATTGAGAATTTTATTTATTGGGGTGGCCAACGAGGTTTATCTAGAAAAGAAGCGGAGCATAATGGCCTTCAATTGCTAAAGAAGTTTGGTCTGTTGGATAAAAAAGATACGACGATTACCAGTTTAAGTCGCGGGATGCAACAAATAGTAGGGATCTGTTGCGCAATGATTGCGCAGCCAAAATTACTGATATTAGATGAGCCGACCTTAGGGTTAGATCTTAAATCAGCTCAAATAGTAATTAATATTTTGAAAGAACTAAGTGCCGATGGCGTGGGAGTCTTGATTACTACTCATCAATTAGGTTTTTCTCAAAAAGTGGCTCAAAAAATTTTATTGATCAATCAGGGAGAGCTAGTCTTTTCAGATAATATGAAAGAAAGCCTGGTCAGATTGAATAAATGGACGATTTTGGAATTTACCTTGTCACAATCACTTACTGCTAAGGAAAAAGAAAAAATATCAACTTATTGTAATTTAACAAAAAAGCAGGCTGATCGTTATCAATTAGAAGTTAAATGCCAAAATGATTTACCAAAAGTGCTTCAGTTATTAGGAGAATTACCGATTAGTCAGGTCCAAACTAAAAAGAGAAATTTAGAAGATATATTTGAATACTACACAGGAGAAGAATAA
- a CDS encoding ABC transporter permease, with protein sequence MTSLKAEFWRQMWLYKRYSFSYFSDFILLIMMFIAIFLGGTLVGGGVIGTSLNALVIGYILWTLIQNTISQMGMTMTNQMQNGILEQQFLMPISARRLFLNKSIVNIIISAVQAVLALIIIMLLTDHWIKFPIVLVVPFLLALVTTTGLGYLVVSLILHFKRIGSTLAIFQYVYLGILLINFENYSLGVKCLFCLLPISPMVSWMRLAVNQHPYSLGFYLAASLFNAVLWLIIGLIMFEITNRNVRKNGSLALY encoded by the coding sequence ATGACGAGTTTAAAAGCTGAGTTCTGGCGACAAATGTGGCTGTATAAAAGATATTCATTTAGTTACTTTTCAGACTTTATTTTGCTAATCATGATGTTTATAGCTATCTTTCTTGGAGGTACCTTAGTAGGCGGCGGGGTAATTGGAACTTCACTGAATGCCTTGGTCATTGGCTATATTTTGTGGACTTTAATCCAGAACACAATTAGTCAAATGGGGATGACTATGACCAACCAAATGCAAAATGGTATTTTAGAGCAACAGTTTTTGATGCCAATTTCTGCTAGAAGATTATTTCTTAATAAAAGCATAGTTAATATCATTATTTCGGCGGTGCAGGCAGTGTTAGCATTAATAATCATTATGTTGCTAACTGATCATTGGATTAAATTTCCTATTGTTCTGGTTGTTCCTTTCTTGTTAGCTTTGGTGACTACTACTGGTTTAGGATACTTAGTTGTGAGTTTGATTTTGCATTTTAAGCGAATTGGCAGTACTTTAGCAATTTTTCAATATGTATATTTGGGAATTTTACTAATTAATTTTGAAAATTATTCTTTGGGAGTTAAGTGTTTATTTTGTCTTTTACCTATTTCTCCCATGGTTAGCTGGATGAGACTAGCTGTTAACCAACATCCCTACAGTCTAGGCTTTTACTTAGCTGCTTCTTTGTTTAACGCCGTGCTTTGGTTAATAATTGGACTGATCATGTTTGAAATTACTAATCGTAATGTGAGAAAAAACGGATCGTTAGCATTATACTAA
- a CDS encoding GNAT family N-acetyltransferase, producing MITTKIIDSQHKVDINILNEPFKLFGQILVSYNNGKWDYQLKKYSSEKVTEMCFPDENYDYDAMKESTFIGAYDGKNCIGLAILQPGFFKYMYLSDLKVNKNYRGQHVGKS from the coding sequence ATGATTACAACAAAAATAATTGATTCACAGCACAAAGTAGATATTAATATTCTTAATGAGCCATTTAAATTATTCGGACAAATTTTGGTTTCTTATAATAACGGTAAATGGGATTATCAATTAAAAAAGTATTCATCAGAAAAAGTTACAGAAATGTGCTTTCCTGATGAAAATTATGACTATGATGCAATGAAAGAGAGTACATTCATTGGTGCATATGATGGTAAAAATTGTATTGGATTAGCAATTTTACAACCAGGATTTTTTAAATATATGTATTTATCTGATCTTAAAGTGAATAAAAACTATCGTGGCCAGCATGTGGGCAAAAGTTAA
- the infC gene encoding translation initiation factor IF-3 — MPRSLILNERIRAREVRLIDEDGQQVGVMSKSDALRRASDAGLDLALISPNAKPPVARIMDYGKYRFEQQKKLKEARKNSKTVSVKEIRLSPTIEGNDFETKLKHVRKFISKEGAKVRVSIRFRGRAITHKELGQQVLEKMAEATSDIANVISKPKMEGRSMFLMLAPKSDKDKKKK; from the coding sequence ATACCAAGAAGTTTAATCCTAAACGAAAGAATTCGCGCTCGCGAAGTTCGTTTAATCGATGAAGATGGTCAGCAGGTTGGTGTGATGAGCAAGAGTGATGCTTTGCGTCGTGCAAGCGATGCGGGGCTTGATTTAGCTTTGATCTCACCTAATGCTAAGCCACCTGTAGCACGTATCATGGATTACGGGAAGTACCGCTTCGAACAACAAAAGAAGCTTAAGGAAGCCCGTAAGAATTCCAAGACAGTCAGTGTCAAAGAAATTCGTTTGAGTCCAACTATTGAAGGTAACGACTTCGAAACTAAACTTAAGCACGTTCGTAAGTTCATTTCTAAAGAAGGAGCTAAGGTTCGCGTCTCAATTCGTTTTAGAGGTCGTGCCATCACTCACAAGGAATTAGGTCAACAAGTACTTGAAAAAATGGCTGAAGCAACCTCAGACATTGCTAATGTAATTAGTAAGCCTAAGATGGAAGGTCGTTCAATGTTCTTGATGCTTGCACCTAAGAGTGATAAGGACAAAAAGAAAAAGTAG
- the rpmI gene encoding 50S ribosomal protein L35: protein MPKMKTHRASAKRFKRTANGGLKRHHAFTGHRFHGKTKKQRRHLRKAAMVSKSDMKRIKQMVAQMH from the coding sequence ATGCCAAAGATGAAAACACACCGCGCTTCTGCTAAGCGTTTTAAGAGAACTGCAAATGGTGGTTTAAAGCGTCACCACGCATTTACTGGTCACCGTTTCCACGGTAAGACAAAGAAGCAACGTCGTCACTTGAGAAAAGCTGCTATGGTTTCAAAGAGTGATATGAAGCGTATCAAGCAAATGGTTGCTCAAATGCACTAA
- the rplT gene encoding 50S ribosomal protein L20: MPRVKGGTVTRQRRKKIMKLAKGYRGAKHMQFKAASTQLFVSYKYAFRDRRRRKSEFRKLWIARINAAARQNDISYSKLMHGLKLAGVDMNRKMLADIAYNDSKTFAQLAETAKKALN, translated from the coding sequence ATGCCAAGAGTTAAAGGTGGAACAGTAACACGTCAACGTCGTAAGAAGATCATGAAGCTTGCCAAGGGTTACCGTGGCGCAAAGCACATGCAATTTAAGGCTGCAAGCACTCAATTATTCGTTTCATACAAGTACGCATTCCGCGACCGTAGAAGACGTAAGAGTGAATTCAGAAAGTTATGGATTGCTCGTATTAACGCAGCTGCAAGACAAAACGACATCTCATACTCTAAGTTAATGCACGGCTTGAAGTTAGCTGGTGTTGACATGAACCGTAAGATGTTAGCTGATATTGCTTACAACGATTCAAAGACTTTTGCGCAATTAGCAGAAACTGCTAAGAAGGCTTTGAACTAA